The Caretta caretta isolate rCarCar2 chromosome 15, rCarCar1.hap1, whole genome shotgun sequence genome window below encodes:
- the PXMP2 gene encoding peroxisomal membrane protein 2, whose amino-acid sequence MCPALSKALPPGPLPRRVLARYLLLLRLYPLLTKAASSAVLSALGSLLSQFIERSRKKPGSSKSLDLSGPLRFAVYGFLFTGPLSHYFYLYLEQLIPSNVPFAMVKRLLLDRLVVAPPFLLLFFFVMNLLEGKDLSAFAEKIKSGYWVALKMNWKVWTPVQFINVNYVPMQFRVLFGNLVSLFWFAYLASIKKR is encoded by the exons ATGTGCCCGGCGCTCTCCAAGGCGCTGCCGCCGGGGCCGCTGCCccgcagggtgctcgcccggtacctgctgctgctgcggctcTACCCGCTGCTCACCAAGGCGGCGTCCAG TGCTGTTTTGTCAGCGCTTGGGAGCCTCCTGTCCCAGTTCATTGAGAGGAGCCGAAAAAAGCCAGGGTCATCCAAAAGCCTGGACTTGAGCGGGCCCTTGAGATTCGCCGTCTATGG GTTCCTGTTCACAGGGCCACTCAGTCACTATTTCTACCTGTACCTGGAGCAGCTGATCCCATCGAATGTCCCTTTTGCCATGGTCAAGAGGCTTCTGCTGGACCGTCTGGTTGTTGCTCCAcccttcctgctgctcttcttcTTCGTCATGAACCTGCTGGAG GGGAAGGATCTGTCTGCGTTTGCTGAGAAGATAAAGAGTGGTTACTGGGTAGCACTCAAAATGAACTGGAAAGTGTGGACCCCAGTCCAGTTCATTAATGTCAATTACGTCCCTATGCAG TTTCGGGTGTTGTTTGGAAACCTCGTTTCTCTCTTCTGGTTTGCCTACCTGGCCTCCATCAAGAAGCGATAG